GCTTTGTGCAAATCTTCGCCGTGGAATACTCAATTCCACTGCAAAAAGTCTTGGCTGCAACAAGGTTGCGCTTGGGCATCACTTGGATGATGTGGTTGAAACATTCTTCCTGAGCCTATTTTTTGAAGGAAGAATCTACTGTTTTTCACCAAAGACATACCTTGACAGGACTCAAATTACAACTATAAGACCTATGATTTACTTAAAAGAACATGACTTAAGGTCTGCTGCAAAAAAGCTTGAACTACCTGTAATCACAAATCCATGCCCTGCAAATGGAAAAACTAACAGGCAAAGAATGAAAGAGTTTGTAAAAAACTTAAAACAATTTCACCCTGCAACCAAAGATTTGGTCTTCAATGCTATAAAGAGAAACATATGGGGGTTGAAAGACTAAACTCTTGCAATTTTCCATGACAAAAGACTGGAGGCAAGCGTGAAGATGAAAAGGTTTTTAAGCTTTATCTCATTTGCAACAATTTTGTCGATTGTTCTATCAGCATTTGCAAAACCGTACACAGAAATTTTGAGATTTAAAACAATACAGCAGATTGCTCCGCGTACGTACTATGAAAAGTACGAACTTTTAACAGATGAGGGGTTTGTAGATATAAACTGCATAAAGCTTGACCTTATAGATGGCGGGTTTTACTTTGACGTGTTGAAAGCCAGTGTTGCAAACACTGGTGATTTTGTCTATAACATGGTTTACAATCAAATTGACAAAAACCCTGTTGCTGCAATAAACGCAAACTTCTTTTATACAAACACCAAAACAGATTACAATAAAATCTGGCCGATTGGAATTTCAGTGTCAGATGGCAAAATTCTTTCTTCACCAAACAACAAGCAAAATACCTTCCCGGCCTTTATGTACACAAATGCAAGTGAAATTCTTTTTGACTATATAAATGGTCTTTCATACAAACTTGTAAACTTAGATTCTGGCTATGAATTCAAGATTGCACACATAAACAAGTTCACAGGCGATTTGACATACCCTATTTTGTTCACGGGCGATTATGTTCAAAAAACCATTGGTAACAAATACAAGGGAATTGTGGAGCTTATTATAAAAGATGGAATCATCAAAGATATCAGAGAAGAAGATCAGGCTGTTGCATTGGATAAAGATGAGTATCTTTTGGCAGCAACAGGAAAC
The sequence above is drawn from the Caldicellulosiruptor bescii DSM 6725 genome and encodes:
- a CDS encoding tRNA 2-thiocytidine biosynthesis TtcA family protein, whose product is MQHIFSKVRKAVEDFNMIEEGDKIAVGVSAGKDSLTMLYTLSFLRKFYPKKFEVVAITVDMGFEGMDFLPIKEFCDKIDVEFHLVPSQIKQIVFDIRKEENPCSLCANLRRGILNSTAKSLGCNKVALGHHLDDVVETFFLSLFFEGRIYCFSPKTYLDRTQITTIRPMIYLKEHDLRSAAKKLELPVITNPCPANGKTNRQRMKEFVKNLKQFHPATKDLVFNAIKRNIWGLKD